The sequence AGCATTGGCCCATCAACAAACAAAGTGTTTTTATTAGCGGTACACTGGTACCTTGAATTGTTGAGAATCAGGCCAAGCTGATCGATTAAAGCGCTTTACAGCTATCCTCATTTGATTGTCGAGTTTCCCTTTATAGACGACATTTGGTGCCTTCTCACCGTGCTCAGAAACAATGTTCTCAACAGCAAAACCAGATGTCGCATTTATAAGTTGCTCCAATTTGAATTCTTTGAACGCAGTTGGGTCACTCGACTCCTCTTCCTTGCTCCCTTAAATAACAATAAAACCACACAATATGTCATAATGGGTCAATTTGACTCTAAGTTATTGCTAATGGTCAACCCCCATCCGATTTGACTCGTTACCCAGTTTTCCCAAACTGCTCATTTTGCCACCTATAATATCCAGCTGAAAACATACCAACTTTTGGATCCTCGAGAACCGATGAATCCTGTGACGAGACTAGACAGCACGGAATGAGCTTGGTGCAAAGCGAACCCATAAAGTAGACTTCTCACTATAACAAGAAAGCAATAAATATCAGAGAATGAACAAATAGTTTATGTATGCAGCCTAAATGCAATAATCACTTTTTAAAAACACATCCAAACACTACTGTAATGAAATATAAGACTTCTGATTTCAGTTTGGAGTCAAGAATATTTATATCTATTATTCCCAAAAAAGTTTTGCTGTTGACTTCTGTGTGTCAAATTAATGAACAATTACTTTTTTTTCTTTGAAATTGACATGATCTTTCAAAACATAAACTACACCTACTTGCTTTCCTATAAAAAGATTAACTACACTtacatatataaaaagtatatagacTAATATAAGAATCCAAGTTATATTTATCTAAATAGGTACCAGATTTGACTACCGAATCAAGAAATAAAAGCTGACTACTTTCAGCAATATCAATTCATCAAATTCAAAATTCAAAAGATTCATCAAAGATAAACTCCACTTTCAAGCTTAAACATGATAAGTTTCATACAGAAGGATACAAATATATGTCACTCTTGAATAAACACAAATTCCATAGAGTTTTTGAAAATATCATAAAATTAAGCTGAGATTATAGATGATTACAAACCAAATGATGTGATATTGAATGCATTAAACTCCAAAGAGATAAACCcaaaaaagaaaattaaaaaataaaGTTAAAAATCATACCTTTTTGTATAATTAATCTCTTTGTTTTTTGAAGTCAACTACTCCAGTAAGCACCAAAAAGGAAAAAGTCAACTTTCTTGCACCTTTTATAATTCTTGAATCACACACACCCAAAAAAACCCTAACTTTTTGTCAAGTCTCTGAATTTCAACAGCAGAATCCAAATTGAAAACCTTTAGTATGATCAGCAAATCACATCAGCTGCTAAACACCATTTCCTGTTTCACACAGGATCCACATTTAATTGTGAATTACCAAATATACCCCTGCACGTAATAATTTCATAACGGTTACTGGTGTGTTGGTTAGTTTTTATATGCCTAGTTGCCGGATAAAATAATATGGGTTCAGTCAATTTTGTAATCTTGAAGTATAAGCAAATATCCTCGTAAAGTGTTTCAAGTGTTAAACCATCAATGTTTTGAAATTTGGAGGTTGAAATCAAGACAAAAAATTTGTGTAGGGTTAAAATGAGAAAAAGTGAAACTTTGATGATTACTCGCtgtatatcatcattatcattaattcaTTATGCATTTTATCGTTATTTTGCTTTAATCATGCCATTTCAAAATTATTGCGTTGATTTAACTTATGGTTTTTTGTTTATTAACTTGAAAACAATAATGAAGCGTTTAATTCTAAACACACAGTACATTTTGGACCTTCATTAACGGAGAGTGCTCTCCCAAGTGCTACCCAACACGCCTAATAACAATGGCGTGCTCACAGAAGTTTATCCCGCGAAAAAATTGTGGGATGCTGAATTTTAATTGGtagaatttgtttttttttttttagtttttatccAATATTTCACCTACTTTCTAATCATTTATTAAAACATCACTCATTATTTACCAGTTTAATAGCACGCATGTCAAGCAAGGGCGGAACATTTAAGGGACCAAGGGGTTATCCGCCCCCCCTCGATTTCgggaaaaaaaaaattacactaaaaaaaaaatactatatatTTACGGAAAAATAAGTTTTTTTTAGCGTTTACTCCCCTTCGATTAGTTCGCCCCCTCCCGAGTCggggtcaagttccgccactgatgTCAAGCACCCCACCCCTACCTATCAACACGCCCATTTTGTCCGACATGGTTAAAGATGGTCTTACGTATTACGTGGTCACTAGAATTGTTTCCTAGTCCCAGTTATTTTTAAACTTTATAATAAAGTTTTGCaatttacaaaaataaaataatgcGTCGGTACATACTTTATTTCTAATTTCAGTATATGGTAACAATAAGTCAATAAGTACGAATATTTGGTTTCTTTCAGAATGATAATTATATTATGACCTATAAACTAGTTTCAAAAAATTGTATAAAAAGAAtgtgtcaaaaaataaaaataaaaacaagggAACAAGCCAACAATAACGTGTGGGGGCGACATGGTTCTATACTTGTATGATTCCAAAAGCCACCACATCCAACATAAAATTTATGTTATCGGTTATGGGattatttttctttctttaatCAAAAATCATCGAAAGAATTTGATAAAGAAATATCTTGTAAAATGTAATGTCGACTATTCATTTCATATCTATTCAATATAGACAGAGAATCAGCCGTATAAATATAGTAACCCCTACGTATACAATACAAATAAACAATACTCCATTCCAAATTAAGTGTTTGATAGTAATTTTTGTTAGATTTAAGATAAATGTGATAAATGTCAAATTTACCCTGATATTAAAGGTAAGTTTGactaaatatattttattatataagtaAAAGAGAGTAATAAATGAGAGTAAATAAGATAGTTTAATGATATTTATGAGTTATTTTTTACAAGTGAACAATTATTTTAGGACAGATATAAATAATATGGTAGACAGTTATTTTGAGATGGAGGGAATATATAATTTGCGAAAAAATACAATCATTTCATTATTAAATAATCAAAATATTTTCCCTTTttcaattattatcatttttgatcgGGTTAGAAGTGAAAAAAAAGACTGCTCCCCATCCTATATTAAGAGCTCTTAACAGAACTCCTCTCCTTTGTATCAACACCAAAAACTTTAACATTCCTTTAATTAAATCCTCCATATCTTACACTAAATAATACGTGGTACCTACAAATATACCTATAAAATATAATAGGTACAAGTTTTAAAACACAAAGTATTGCAAACAAAACAATTAAGTATTAGTGGGTCCCATGTCTATCAGTCAAACCATCACCACAGGTTTAACTGACGCACCCTTTGACGGAGGTATGCCTATCTTGTGAAGGGCTTGGCGAATATTAAACGCACCACTTGACCTTTGGATAGTAAGTGGCCTAAGTATGGACTTACTAAAGATATCAGCTCTTATCAAGTAACTACTGGTAATAGCTAGCACAACTGATGAATGTTTGCAGATGTTAAACCGGGTATTTATTCAAGACGTACTAAGGTAAAGGTCAATGGTTGAAGAGATAAATCATCCCAACATTGCTACAAAATTAAAAGTTTAAATATCAAATATAGATTCAAAATGGAAATTAGGAAGTATATGCTGTTAGAAAAACATAAAACAAAACTCCAATTGTAGTCCTGGTTCGAGTAAAAACAACGGATACTACGGATcatagaaacagaaaagaaaaacatGGGAAACACTTTCTTGCAATAAGATCGGGTGTAAAGCATTTTCACTTGAAAAGTTACTGTCAACTAAATCTGTTGGATGCAGCTATAAAAGTTTGACCtcaattgtcaacttccattgcttGAGCAGCTTTAGCCTTCGCCAATGGTGTCATTCTAGTCTTTAACTTCTTTTTCCCTACTGTAAACCCACCGCTACCCTTCTTCTTCTTGCTTGCACTTCCATCCACCTAATCATGAAAGTTAAAGATTGCGTGACTTTACAAGAATCAAAAAAGCAAAGTTTACATCAAAGATTTGTCATACAAAGCAATATTCACATAGAAATTCAGTTACTTGCTATATTCTCATGTCCTACTAGTATTTTCATTATAACTAAATAATATTCTTGtaagtttaaggtgtttttctccTTATACTTTGGGtaagataaaataaagataatgGAAGCTATCATAACTATATCAACTCTAGTTTGATCGATGAGGTTATAAATTTGTATACAATCAAGATTAGCCTCTACATCTGTCATCTAATAACAAGCTAAACCCAAAATCAGCTTCAATGTTGAAAATACACAAGAGGTACCCCAATCCCACCAAGGAGGGGTATGGCGTATGGAGAGTTTCAGTGTTGCAAACAGCACTACTGTAAAAAATTTGGGGAAAGTATACAGTGAAATATACAAAAAAAGCCACTGTTTTACATCCATTGTTTTAATCAAACTCATTTGGGCAAGTGGCAACGACAATGCAGTGAATCTTCTAGTTCAAAATATGATCCATTTTTTAATTTTGTCAACACAACGTAGTACTTTTCATATTCGCATACgcataacacaatactaactattGTTTTTCTAAAGTAGCAAACTAGTATCAAACCA comes from Rutidosis leptorrhynchoides isolate AG116_Rl617_1_P2 chromosome 4, CSIRO_AGI_Rlap_v1, whole genome shotgun sequence and encodes:
- the LOC139844791 gene encoding uncharacterized protein, which produces MSKKNNLSLRKKQHEFELRREQEAKEKKEKKLQAKKNKMKVDGSASKKKKGSGGFTVGKKKLKTRMTPLAKAKAAQAMEVDN